A stretch of bacterium DNA encodes these proteins:
- the sigH gene encoding ECF RNA polymerase sigma factor SigH, which yields MADDKNRAFLGMVEPLYERAYTFAVHLTGSPVDAEDLLQEALLQALRKFDTLREPARFKSWFYRILHNTWLEAGRRKSRRPSVSMAPESFFHVSDAGPGPAERYSEIEYLLQHVNPVQRETLLLFEVEGFSLKEIADMHAVGIATVKSRLFQAKEKIRRGLHGIRPQAFGSEPVPEGVQHVVF from the coding sequence ATGGCAGACGACAAGAACCGGGCATTCCTGGGGATGGTGGAGCCGCTCTATGAGCGGGCGTACACGTTTGCGGTCCACCTGACCGGGTCGCCGGTGGATGCCGAGGACTTGCTGCAGGAGGCGCTGCTGCAGGCGTTGCGAAAGTTCGACACCTTGCGGGAGCCGGCGCGCTTCAAGAGTTGGTTCTACCGGATTCTGCACAACACCTGGCTGGAGGCGGGCCGACGGAAGTCCCGACGCCCGTCGGTGTCGATGGCCCCGGAAAGCTTCTTCCACGTGAGCGATGCCGGTCCCGGCCCGGCGGAGCGGTACAGCGAGATCGAGTATCTCCTGCAGCATGTCAATCCAGTCCAGCGGGAGACACTCCTGCTGTTTGAAGTGGAGGGGTTCTCGCTGAAAGAGATCGCGGACATGCACGCTGTCGGCATCGCGACTGTCAAGAGTCGGCTCTTCCAGGCCAAGGAGAAGATTCGCCGGGGATTGCATGGCATCCGGCCGCAGGCGTTCGGCAGCGAGCCGGTCCCGGAGGGGGTACAACATGTGGTCTTCTGA
- the yhhW gene encoding Quercetin 2,3-dioxygenase yields MIQVRPAAARGQFDFGWLKTAHTFSFGEYCDPEHIHFRTLRVINDDRVAPRAGFPTHPHRDMEIITYLLSGALEHRDSIGNGSVIRPGDVQRMTAGTGVTHSEFSASDEETHLLQIWIFPEEKGLTPGYEQATFPVEERTGTLRLVASRDGREGSVTVHQDVALYAAILPPGAQVSYPLAEGRHAWLQVGRGTVQLNGTTLTAGDGAAVSGESQLELRGVEEVEILLFDLA; encoded by the coding sequence ATGATCCAGGTGCGCCCCGCCGCCGCCCGCGGTCAGTTCGACTTCGGTTGGCTCAAGACGGCCCATACGTTTTCCTTCGGGGAGTACTGCGACCCGGAACACATCCACTTCCGGACCCTGCGAGTCATCAACGATGATCGTGTCGCTCCACGGGCGGGCTTTCCGACCCATCCGCACCGGGACATGGAGATCATCACCTATCTGCTGTCAGGGGCGCTGGAGCATCGGGACAGCATCGGAAACGGGTCGGTCATTCGTCCGGGGGATGTCCAGCGGATGACCGCCGGCACCGGCGTGACCCATAGCGAGTTCAGCGCCTCCGATGAGGAAACCCACCTGCTTCAGATCTGGATTTTTCCAGAAGAGAAGGGGCTGACACCGGGCTACGAGCAGGCAACTTTCCCGGTCGAGGAGCGGACCGGCACCCTGCGACTGGTGGCCTCCCGGGATGGCCGCGAGGGGTCCGTGACCGTACACCAGGATGTCGCGCTCTATGCCGCGATCCTGCCGCCAGGCGCACAGGTCTCTTATCCGCTGGCGGAGGGGCGTCATGCCTGGCTGCAGGTGGGGCGCGGGACGGTGCAGCTCAACGGCACGACCCTCACGGCTGGTGATGGCGCGGCGGTCTCCGGGGAGTCGCAACTGGAGCTCCGGGGGGTCGAGGAGGTTGAGATCCTGCTCTTCGATCTGGCATAG